One Actinosynnema pretiosum DNA segment encodes these proteins:
- a CDS encoding prephenate dehydrogenase, which produces MRELCVVGLGLIGGSVLRAAVAAGWTAWGATASEEDAGTARADGFDVVDLAEALARAQRSDALVVLAVPLPAVERVLRMLPAGVRLTDVVSVKGPVADLVRRCAPSARYVGGHPMAGTSASGWAASDVALFRGAAWVVAAEDGCDLDVLGDVVRLALAVGAHVVPTDADEHDVAVARVSHLPHVLAAVLASVGAEGGPLALALAAGSFGDATRVAGSDPDLVRAMCEGNRNALLGAVDDALGRLGAARGSLASTGGLAKTIDAGHAARGRLDALRADEGAEVTVDLAARDAREALRAVGARGGRVVALDGTTALARTF; this is translated from the coding sequence GTGCGTGAGCTGTGCGTGGTCGGGTTGGGGTTGATCGGCGGTTCGGTGCTGCGGGCGGCGGTGGCCGCCGGGTGGACCGCCTGGGGCGCCACGGCGTCCGAGGAGGACGCCGGGACGGCGCGCGCCGACGGGTTCGACGTGGTCGACCTGGCCGAGGCGCTGGCCCGCGCCCAGCGCTCGGACGCCCTGGTGGTGCTGGCGGTGCCGCTGCCCGCCGTGGAGCGGGTGCTGCGGATGCTGCCCGCCGGGGTGCGGCTGACCGACGTGGTGAGCGTGAAGGGCCCGGTGGCCGACCTGGTGCGCCGCTGCGCGCCGTCCGCCCGGTACGTGGGCGGGCACCCGATGGCGGGCACCTCCGCGTCGGGCTGGGCGGCGAGCGACGTGGCGCTGTTCCGGGGCGCGGCGTGGGTGGTGGCCGCCGAGGACGGGTGCGACCTGGACGTGCTGGGCGACGTGGTGCGGCTGGCGCTGGCGGTGGGCGCGCACGTGGTGCCGACCGACGCGGACGAGCACGACGTCGCGGTGGCGCGGGTGTCGCACCTGCCGCACGTGCTGGCGGCGGTGCTGGCCAGCGTGGGCGCGGAGGGCGGGCCGCTGGCGCTGGCGCTGGCCGCCGGGTCGTTCGGCGACGCGACGCGGGTGGCGGGCAGCGACCCCGACCTGGTGCGCGCGATGTGCGAGGGCAACCGGAACGCGCTGCTGGGCGCGGTGGACGACGCGCTGGGCCGGTTGGGCGCGGCGCGCGGGTCGCTGGCGTCCACGGGCGGGCTGGCGAAGACGATCGACGCCGGGCACGCGGCGCGCGGGCGGCTGGACGCGCTGCGCGCGGACGAGGGCGCCGAGGTGACCGTGGACCTGGCCGCGCGGGACGCCCGCGAGGCGCTGCGGGCGGTGGGCGCGCGCGGTGGGCGCGTGGTGGCGCTGGACGGGACGACCGCGCTGGCGAGGACCTTCTGA
- a CDS encoding fibronectin type III domain-containing protein, translating into MRRGAALAGAAVLLVGAVVVMRELSAPVGEPELAGRARYLTSSATPPPPSGLRAAALDASSARVSWDVPAERAPAGYEVRWGDRVRHVPGPEVELTGLAPDAPARVEVRAVGARGARSAAAEVAVTPGVGAASPVDLPGVPLRAFDGPESVRPDLWRVLRDPVPQHTGECVRGGSGRLLAACRTADLQSNTPLVLRERPEDGLRGRVALEAAGPVGDGALSLVLVPDRWRDLGPLDVERWPSGSVAVIVRDGSAVLRAAGGLQTVSQRAAPFSTGVRHRWEVLVRESSVVALRDGEVVAELGGITLSGRFWPRLVLRQDSRVELTAFGSAGAPAELSPERVIPLRLDGVDAATGVTRLSTDADLSGVTSTRFAGFAEEGLRELLVVGGGREVRADVLVNRGFEVGTGGGAALAVADLPPGTGSVELRSGAVDAGVAGHLVVTGGEVGAPDLDSWSPPFPAAPPVRTRFARDGDRVRLVVSLLDPQARELLPLRELRVDLDGERLAVVPLGGSLGGVHEFEVSGVEPGAHRVRVEVEPERLDSATPVREAEVTQSLPPR; encoded by the coding sequence GTGCGGCGGGGCGCGGCGTTAGCCGGGGCGGCGGTGCTGCTGGTCGGCGCCGTGGTGGTGATGCGCGAGCTGTCCGCGCCGGTCGGCGAGCCGGAGCTGGCCGGGCGCGCCCGGTACCTGACCTCGTCCGCCACTCCGCCGCCGCCCTCGGGCCTGCGGGCCGCGGCCCTGGACGCCTCCAGCGCGCGGGTGTCGTGGGACGTGCCCGCCGAGCGGGCGCCCGCGGGCTACGAGGTGCGGTGGGGCGACCGGGTGCGGCACGTGCCCGGCCCCGAGGTGGAGCTGACCGGTCTCGCCCCGGACGCGCCGGCGCGGGTGGAGGTGCGGGCGGTCGGCGCGCGGGGCGCCCGGTCGGCCGCCGCCGAGGTGGCGGTCACCCCCGGCGTGGGCGCCGCGAGCCCGGTGGACCTGCCCGGCGTGCCGCTGCGGGCGTTCGACGGGCCCGAGTCGGTGCGCCCCGACCTGTGGCGGGTGCTGCGCGACCCGGTGCCGCAGCACACCGGCGAGTGCGTGCGGGGCGGCTCGGGGCGGTTGCTGGCCGCCTGCCGCACCGCGGACCTCCAGTCGAACACGCCGCTGGTGCTGCGCGAGCGGCCGGAGGACGGGCTGCGCGGCCGGGTCGCGCTGGAGGCGGCGGGCCCGGTGGGCGACGGCGCGCTGTCGCTCGTGCTGGTGCCCGACCGCTGGCGGGACCTGGGGCCGCTGGACGTCGAGCGGTGGCCGTCCGGCTCGGTGGCCGTGATCGTGCGGGACGGGAGCGCGGTGCTGCGCGCGGCCGGTGGCCTGCAGACCGTCTCGCAGCGGGCGGCGCCGTTCTCGACCGGGGTGCGGCACCGCTGGGAGGTGCTGGTGCGCGAGTCGTCGGTGGTGGCGCTGCGGGACGGCGAGGTCGTGGCCGAGCTGGGCGGGATCACCCTGTCGGGTCGGTTCTGGCCCCGGTTGGTGCTGCGCCAGGACAGCCGGGTGGAGCTGACCGCCTTCGGCAGCGCGGGCGCGCCCGCCGAGCTGTCGCCGGAGCGGGTGATCCCGCTGCGGTTGGACGGGGTGGACGCGGCGACGGGCGTGACCCGGCTGTCGACCGACGCGGACCTGTCCGGCGTCACCTCCACCAGGTTCGCGGGCTTCGCCGAGGAGGGGTTGCGCGAGCTGCTGGTGGTCGGGGGCGGCCGGGAGGTGCGGGCCGACGTGCTGGTCAACCGGGGGTTCGAGGTGGGCACGGGGGGCGGGGCCGCGCTGGCCGTGGCCGACCTGCCGCCGGGCACCGGCTCGGTCGAGCTGCGGAGCGGGGCCGTGGACGCCGGGGTCGCCGGGCACCTGGTGGTGACCGGCGGGGAGGTCGGGGCGCCGGACCTGGACTCCTGGTCGCCGCCCTTCCCCGCGGCGCCGCCGGTGCGGACGCGGTTCGCCCGCGACGGCGACCGGGTGCGCCTGGTGGTGTCGCTGCTGGACCCGCAGGCGCGCGAGCTGCTGCCGCTGCGGGAGCTGCGGGTGGACCTGGACGGCGAGCGGCTCGCGGTGGTGCCGCTGGGCGGCTCGCTCGGCGGGGTGCACGAGTTCGAGGTGTCCGGGGTGGAGCCCGGCGCGCACCGGGTGCGGGTCGAGGTGGAGCCGGAGCGGCTGGACTCCGCCACTCCGGTGCGGGAGGCCGAAGTCACCCAGTCGCTGCCGCCCCGCTAG